ATAATCAGTGTTTTCAATAGTTGTACGCTGCACAAATAAAAAAGTGATAATCCATTGCCTCTGTCTGCATGTCAATGCAATCTGAGGTCTTAGACCTAAGAGATTTAATAAAAGGTGCACAATTGGTGCATTCTTTTAGTCACGAATACAACTCATATTAAAATGTATCACaataaaactcagaaaaatagGAAGGATTTCATTCAATACTTGATTTTACCTGTTGACTTCAGGGAACAAGGTGATCTTGATTCAGCCACTTTctctgaaaatttttttcttccctttaagaTACTGTAAGCACTGTAAGGTTGGCTATCATTTGAAATAACGACTTCAAGCTTATTATACTTTAGTTTATGAAAGCCAAGAATAAATaagcaataaaagaataatACACAATGCACTAGGAAATATGGTCTTTTCTTAACAGAGCCTTGAAAATAACATGATGTCTCTTTTTGTGGTTGATACACATTTTCCTTATGATCTTCACTTGGAGGAATGTGTGTCCCTTACAGCATATCCAATCAGCATAAGGACACAAGTTCCTTCCTTTAGCCAGTACTAGATTTGATTTTTAACTTGGTTGTAGCTGTGAACTTCTGCAACCTGAATACTATGGAAAGCAAATCTGCCACTGAAAAACTTTATACTGTTTTAATCTGGAAgaatttataaagaaaacatcAACTCTTTAAGTTGTGAAACAGCTGAATTTAATACAATTCAAAATACACAATAAGAGAAATATCAACAGATAACTAACCTTAAGACATCACTCTCCAAAACACACATTAGTTAGTGGATATTAGCAAAATCAACAATATTTCTGCATAAACAGTGATAGAGTgtggaaaatgtaattttcagagAGTGTAACTGACAACCAAGTGGTTAACACTCTGAATGGAGGTGGTGAATCAGTCCATGAAAGAACCTTTTGCCTGCAGATACTTGTAGCATCTGACATCTCAATTAGGTCCTTTCCAAGTCTTTCATTACATATGTAACTCTATAGCAGCAAATATATTCATTACAGATGCTCTccaggttgttttttgttttttttttttaattcagttgtGTGTATATAATACTCATACATTTATTTCTAAGCACCTGAAAACTACTGGTGTCTCTTCTTACTTTCCATTCATTCCCAAAGACTTTTTTTGGAACTTCTTCACTCCAATGTAGATTAAAACACAGGctggaaaattctgctttataTTAACCAAATTGTAATAAGATTTCTCTTTGGTGCATCATACGTGTAAATGTATTACATAAATGTAAATTTACTTTCTAGTCCCACTTCTGTTTTATGTTTCCAGTGACCATCAGtgcataaaagggaaaaaggggtgAATTTTTACAACATGTACTGCAGTTATgattacaaaacatttttcaagcaATATAGTTTAAATTTATCTTAGGATTTGTATTTGCATTACAGCGTCCAGTATCAGAAATATGTAGCATAGTGCTGCCATCTACTAACTTCAAATTTCCTCAAACAAAGATGCCCACTCCTGCTCTCATCATCTTTCCAGCCCTTGCAACTTAACAGGAATTCAGTCCTAGTGATTTCCATTGCTTTTACACTTCCCTCTTTGCAAAATGTACTTTCTCaagtttaaaattattgctACTGATCACACTACAGCAAATGAAAAAGTACAGATATGTCCAAAATGGAAGAGCTGAGAAGATCAAGTCCTGCAGTGATTTTCATGTGCTTCAGGATATTGCTTTtgttacagtatttttaatataccaaactatataaaaattacaaaatattgcCAAAAGGCAGGAGGAACCTCcctctgcatttttaaactcttttaATGGTTGCTGGTGCAGAGTTAATGGCATGGGTTCTTAATAAAACCTTATCaatccctgtccctctgccacTTTTTCTATAAGTGAAAAGAAACCTAGAATATACATAgatataaaatattgttttttcaCTATCAGGAGTCTTCATGTATTTCTGTTGATATCCTTATAGAAAatctctaaaagaaaaataaagcaagatcAGCATAAGAGAAGTTAATTTTACAGTTCTGCAATATAAAGTACAAGgagatgaaacaaaacaaaagaaaaaagtgttgaagtgaaataaatactgtgggaaaattagaaaaaagtcttatttttcttagagtgtagcagggtttttttactgaattAATAGTTTGGTTTTCTCTGAGTGCTGCTTATGAGAAAAAAGACTACAGAATCTAAAAAGGCTTTCTGTCATTGTCAAACACTAACATTGGATTAATGCTATTTTATAGCCTGTAAATATAAAATGTCcacaatttattttgtttaatttcatcactttctcttattttcataatatttatatttagtaAAAGCTTTTATGTGTCTAAAACAGAATTATCAACTAAGGATTGTTGATATATATTCTGAGAATTACTGCattgccctgcaaatctctaTCTCCAAGGAAAGAGTCTGACCTTTGATAAAAGAGACGCCATCATATACATAGACATCAGAGAGTGATGGACTGGCAATAAATACCTCCACCCAAAAATGATGCATTAAATAATGCATACATTTTGGAATAGTTCTTTGATAATTCTGTCAGTTTGAGAAGGTAATTATATACCTTTAAGAACATATGTTATGTAATTTTgaacaactatttttttccaaaagaactGGTTTTTTCTGCTGAACCTagcattttctattttatttttttttaaatttattttttttctaattaaggAAAAGCCCTACAGCCATGGTGTATTTAGTACTAAGTCAAATCTAAAGAGACATGGAAATGTTTGCTGTTGGTTTGCAAAAATATATGTTAACTCTGAATCCATCTACCCAAACCAGAAGGCTTTTGTGTCAATACTTTTCCAAAAAGTATTTCATATTCTTTGCACTGTGATGAAACATACAGCAAAATGTGTAAAACATCCAAGGCTGAAATGCTTTGGATTATTATATAAAATCCctcaggaagaaagaaatgaagttttAGTTGCCTCATTTATTTTGATATTATGCCACCTTTAGAGTGCCTCTTTCTGCAAAAAGATTGGTAAATAAGAAGTATATGTTAAGTGACTTTGTTAATTTTCAAGAACAGACACATTGAACCATTAAACTGAATTTTATGTTGTATAATCAAGGGGTAGAATATTCATTATGTAGGCAGAAATCAGTTCTGTGACTGGtaaaatttgtttctgtgtAGCTTTGATGCATCTATCTAGGTAAAGAATGGTAATTTTCTATTACATTTGTTGTTATACAATTCATAGCACTTAGTCACTGCTAAAATACGTAGACACCAACCTGAAAATCTCTAATGAATGTTAAAAAGAAGAAGATGAAACCAAAGGCCACCGTCCATTCACAGCTTGCACTCAAAAAATGGTAAGTATAATCCTGAGGGAATGAGacataaaacaaattttcagaTAAAACAGCTAAACAAAATATGGCTGGAATGATATAGACATTTCCTTATATAAATTCAACAAGTAAGATTTATGACCTGTCATCCCTGATTCaattcacattttgtttttatagaATGGTGAGTAGATTTGTCAGTCTTGCATGTGTTCAATGTGCAGTAACATCAAAGGCAGTACAAGAAAACTACAATTAGCACAGTATGAAAAGAAAGGTTTAATATGAACCTGAAAACATTCAGTTATTACATTAAGATTACCGAAGTGCCCATGCTCTGAGCTTTCTCTCAGAGCCACTGAGCTCAGTAATTCTGAGCAGATTCTCACCATGTTTTGAAATGGAGTGCTACCCTTGATGACAGTTCCTGACAagacttttgtttttaagactgTCATAGAAAACCTATGGCACGTGACAGAAACAGAATGCCAAATGTTTCTTAATGTGTCATCAACAAATATGCCATCTGtttcaataaaaacatttttttcatccttgcATCTcataaaaacccacaaaacccctgAAGATATTACTAAGATTGTCTAATTTGCAAAGATTTATCTCACAGTTGCCATGCCAAACAAACCTGTTTGGTTGAAGTACTTTCACTAAGTGTGCTCTTATTAGGCTCTTCAAGCAGGGCATACTTTCTGCATTATTTAACCTGTTTTTTGAATACATCCTTTTAGCAAAATTtgtccaaaaagaaaaactagtTTTCATAGTTGTCAGTCTGAAAACACTGTAATCAATTCAAATACTTAAAATACCTAAAATTAACTTCAGTATGTTTTAGATCAGACTCCAAAAAATTATGACAGTATCAAAGACTATTTAATAAAGAATTAtaaaaaagctgagaaaaccAATGTTGTAAAAAACCTCAAGAACTACAGAATCAAATTGgtccattttttgtttgtgagaagttaattttcaagaaaattgaCTATAAAAGGAAGCAGAACAACtaattctcagattttttttttgtagttttttttttttctttgtagttttTTCTATGGGAAACTTTCAAATTCTTGGTCAAAATGAAAGTCTAACTCTTTGAAGATTGATCATCCGTGGCAAGTTTTCTTAACCCACACCACAGATATCTTTCTAATGAAGAAGTGACTGGAAACCAGCATTGCACAAAACTGTTCATAATAATGTACTATTTGAAGTCTCTGACATGCTTATAATTCTTTTAGATAAATACAACAGCATTGCCCAAATAAAATCATTCAAGGTAAGTTGGCTGCCTAATAAGATTTTACCTTTTCACCCGGAGTCCAATCAATTTTTGTCATGGAAATTTTTGAAGCAAACACAATCACTGGGAAAAACACTGTAAAGGAAACTATACAATATAGTGTATAGTAGAGTAAAAGTGAAAATGCCTGCTTaccgaaaaaaaaaacaaaacaaaacaaaacaaaaaaaaaacccaaaaaaccaaaaaccccaaaaaacagacCATCTTCCCCTTCTTAGCACAGGAGATCCTAAACAACCAGAATATCAAATAAAAGTATTAAGAATACAAGTAAATCAAACATATTGTTACAAAGTAAGTGGTAGCAGCaatcaaaacacatttctgcACAAATGAAGGTTTCTGTAGGTTCTTTCAAAGTACAGACAGTAAAGGAGGAACTCCAAAACTTCGGTGACATTTGTGACCAGGAACTGCGGGAGCAGAGTCCTGCACTTTTGGAAGTGGAACAATGTTGGTTTCCAGTGATGCACAGTAAGTGCCTTGATCTGTTTGAACTTCCTCTCAGGACTGAGGCCCTCTTTCAAAGCCCTTTCACAGCTGCTGAAACCAAAAGCAAGCTGTAGATGGCTAACTCCTGTGATGAGCTGCTGCAATCAGTTTTCAACACTGGCAAATCACTCAATGCCAATGAAATCAATGAGATTACTTTAATTATAGCATGCCAAGGGAAAATCCAGAAAGTTGTGCCGTGTGACTTTAAGAGAGGCAACTACTGAGGTCAAGAACCAAGCAACATGGTCAAAATCATCTGCTTAGGCTTGTATGCCACCTGTGTTTTTAACTTCTGTGTGTTTGGTTCATTATAGAAGCAGTGGCTCCCTTTTTCAGACATTCCTCCCTACACTCCTTCAAGTGAAAGAGGTTGGAAAGTTGCTCTAGCTTCACTAGTGTATGATTCTGTGAAGATCACTagggcattttttaaaaatatatcccTGAAATAAGAGCTAAAGCCTTTTAGAAGCCCCCAAAACTCATATTTATGCTATTAATGGTGTTTCAACATGCTGTATTATATACATTAGAGAGCCCTAAGTAAAGAGTGTGAcctcatttttattctttaccAGCAATGATTTAACTCAAAAGGAAAACCATGAACGCCTAAAGGGAAGACCATGGGATACACCGTAAAGGATACTGGGAATGAAAGCAATGCATGATATGACAGATATGGCCATCCTTATGTGACACACAAAGTAAGTGTTCCACCGCGGGCAGGACTTGTACGAGATTATAGATTGCAGTGTGATGTATACAACACCCGAGCCAAATGCCACCAAAGCTCCTACGTCATGGACACTGGGAACAGCCAGCTCCTGGGAAGAGAATCAGCACAATGGTCAGCTGCTATTACCTGAAGAAGCTAGCAGGTAGTGTATATGAATGTAAATTTTCTCTATGACATACTGGTTAGAGGAACTAGACTGAATactaaggaaataatttctaattCCAGTTTTGGTCTCCTGACTTGAAACATCACCTGACCTTGAGCAAATCTCACATCCTCTTCGTGTCTCGGTTATTCTATTGGCGAATGGGGATCGGAATGTACTGTTCACTAGTTGTACATATACAGTGAAAAGATTGAAGGCTTGCAAGCCTCCGTTTCCAGCTTCTGGGCAATTAAGGATGCTTGAAAATCTGCTAGTTCAGATGCTTAGCTAGATTAGATCTTTATTATGCTCGGAACCCTTTCTACAAACAGCACTTAACATGGAAAGCAGGttcaaagcagaggaaataGAAATTAGGTGAGGAAGGTGTTGTATTAATAAGCAGCTAGGAATCACTttcttcatgcaggaaaagcccATTCTTTAATCACTTAACTCACTTTTATACAGCTTTCACAGACTTTGTGTACAACTTTAATTTGGTAGTAGTTTTCTTACTACTTAATTAATTGGTCAGAAGGTGATTTGTGTGGACGTTCTAAGATTCAGgtgtttacatttttcttttgtggatTCTCATGGGGCAGATCTATTGTTTATGGAGGTACAAACTTGTTTTCCTCTCCAAGAATAGGTTGTTGTGTtcatttgaatatattttttctttatgggaACTTACTCTAACTTAGCTAGAGTAGCAGGGCCTAAACCATATTTTATAAGGCCTTTTATAAAATCTCTACCTGTCTGCAACATGGACTGACAATGAGATACAACAGAGATTAGATAAGAACCAGTGTTGTAACTGTCAAGGAGTCCCTTTGGAAACATTAGGATCAAAGTTTCTGCTTTCCTGACTctcacaaattattttgcattccTGATTTGTCTTTTCCCTATTAATAAGAACagagatattttaaagtaaaatatgatTAGAATAGACTTCAGTACCTGTGGTGTTTGCAATCCACACACTCTGCTTGGATGCAAAGCTAAAAAAGAGCAAGTTAGCATCCTAagacagaggttttttttgtcagaaaatacCATCTCCATTACATGTAAAACTGTACTGGCTGTTGAAGCCCCCACaatctttattttcaatttctctGTATGTCATCGTGTCAGTATATGAGCAAAATAGTATTTAACAAAGTCTTCCAAGGTAGTCCATTCTTTAAACAAATAACGCAGCTGTTTCCACAGATTTTAAGGCAATATCTCAAGCTGCCTGccaattaaatttaatttgattcTAGGCTGAAGATTTCAGTGCAATTGTCCTAATACTTGTGTCAGAATCTACCTTATTATGCACTTCCTCACGAGAAAAGGTGAAATGAATAATCTGTTTCAGCATCTTTTCTCCCTattgaattttctttcagagaCTGAGAGGTGACTTTGATTTGCAATGAGATGTCTAACTTTTTCTGGCAAAGTAAGCAGTAGTTCTACGTGTatttatcaaaaaataaaacatgttgTTATGCCATCTCCTACAGACTCAAAAGTTTAACAGGCTGATATTGTGCTCAGTGTTCTGACCTTTCAGataagattaatttattttgaagaaaatgctGTTAGTGAGTTTGCCTTCATTCAGCCAAAAATTCAGATACTTTTGTTAGTCTGACTTATTCTGCCCTACCTGATTATAAGCGAACTAAACTTGGAATAGCAAAATTTTTTGCATtcaaattttcacagaaaaaaaaaaatccagcaaaaaaGCCCATATAGTACAGACCTGTTACAAGACAAGCACACAGAAAACTCCTTAATGGCATAACAGCACAGGCAAAAGTTCTTGTGTATAGGGAGGAAACAAACCTGTTGCTGTAAAACTACTGAAAAAAGGCAAGAGCAAGAAAGGCATTCTTACTCCATTTTCCAAGAATCCACATGGGGATAACGTTAACCACTGTCATCTAGTTGAAACTTTTAATgctaaaataatatattttattttcatttttgttatgaAATTTACGGTCATACCTGAAAAGTTGCAACTATGCCCATTCCAGTGCAGCCCATCAATCCCATACATAATGTAAACATATTGCATGAAGACCTAACAAAGTGTGATGATTCATTTTGCTTCTCTATTAATAAATATCTGATGTACATTGTAATTGcagctgaaaaaacaaacaaaaaagtgttttgttcaATGATAACATATTGATAACATTTCAACGCCTTTTCCTGTAACACATGACATgcagaataaaattataaacataatACAATAAATAATACTACCTTTAAATCTACTGGAATGAAGAAGTTAATTCAGATGAACTTTCAGATAGAACTTTAACTCTTAAAATTGCACATTATTGCTATCTAGAACTAACTGCACATCAGTTCAAGAAAAGCACTAATTTAAATCCCATTCTCCTGGGAGTTTTGGGTGCAGAGGCATTACCATTCCACATTAGGAGTAGATGTCACAGGGAGATAAGAACCATTAGCTGGAAGTGGGAGGCTTTGTTCTGCTCTGAGATGCAGTCTTGTACCACATCTCCTTACAATGGGTGGTCTGAAGGATTAATTCCTTTTTGCAGAGTCACTGCATGCCTGGCCCTAATATGCAGTTCACTCCTGGAGAACACCTGTACTGAATTAGGAAATCATGGTACTTCAGGATATAATAAGCTGTAGACGGAATTCCACAGTTCCATAACACAGAACACAGCTTCAACCTGtccacagctggaaaaataaatcaggaaacTTTGCCCAGGCACTACAAGGTTACATGAAACACTCCAAGATAGTGTGACTGAACGAGGCTCTTATAAAAGGCAAAACATGTGATTTTCACTTTGCCTTAAGGCCACCATAGCTACATGTATACAGAGGTACACAGCTCTAGATCCTCCATCCTCTacaagataaaagaaaatgcagaattccTGATTCACATCAGTCATTTTGTAGAGAAGTAGGCACGTTGCAGAGAAAACCAGGTGTTGCTTCAACACTGTTCATCCTCTacaagataaaagaaaatgcagaattccTGATTCACATCAGTCATTTTGTAGAGAAGTAGGCACGTTGCAGAGAAAACCAGGTGTTGCTTCAACACTGTTCTTCCATTTGCTGCAGCATCTTAGAACCTAAAGTTTCCCTACATCAGAGTTTTCGCAGAGTAATTATGCCATCTTCGTTCCACTTTTATTTCCAGTGTGTTGACTACTCTGATGAGGTGCTCCGAAGAGACACAAGTGCCTCTAAGCCTGCACTGACTTCTCCTAAGGACCCAACTCTCCAGGTACTACTTACATCTACCTGATACTGCCATTTGACTGCAGAGAAATTGTTCTGCAGAATACTGAAtatatttctgtaattaaagAAGGGAGCTTTCACTAGTTCTCATTTCTTCATTCTGGTCAACCCAAATACCTTATACATACCTAGAAGTGCTGAAATATTAATCATAAAACCAAAGACACCACTCTCTGGAGGTTTAGTTCCAGTGTCgctaaagaaagaagagaaagaaattagaaGTTAATTGAGATCTGTGAAACATAAATGAGACAATTGAAATCCCAAGAGAAAATTGTGTGAACCGCTCCTGTGTATGTAAGGCAATTCATCTTCTGCTGCACACTTAGCAGCAGAGAATCcttcttttcaaaaagaaagcatattttgaaaGCATACTCTTTGAACTGTATTTCTTCTTATGCAATATGCAAAGATGTGACAGACCTGTACTTTGCTCATGAATAACGTGATTATGTGAATGACATTTTAGAATTAACATTTCTTTTATCTGCTGAATTAACACTCTGATAGAGTAAAAATATATCTAATGGCAGTCACTATGTTAAAGTGTGAGTGAATTGGGTTTAATTTCCTTAAAAGGACTTTACCCTATGAGAGAAATTGTGTTCCAATGTCCACGAATGTTCCTAGCAACCATTTAGTTTACTAATGTAGATACAGCTTGAAAGTACTCTATCTCCAAGGTGTTTTAAGTCTGTTCTGATGAAACACTTCACCCTTATAAGGTATAATTAGAAGTTCACtgggacagagagagagagagagagagagcatgAGTGTGAGAACGTCTACAGAATTTATATACACATCTACATGTATATCTAGATATGTGAAAAACATAATgtgtacaaaatatttttgtagaaaatGGAACACCATTAACCATAGAatcctttcccctcttttccctACATATTTGCAAACACCCACCCCAGAGAATGCCCTTTCCTCACAGAATGAACATACTCCTGGGAGTATTTGGGCTCAAGCCCCTTCAAGCAGAACTCTTCTGTGGAAGGTGAGTGCTCTGTTAAAAGAACAGTACTATGATCTTGCCCCCTCTTTGTACTATTATTTCTTCTCTGatgtatattttttcttgtttaacaTACAACCAGTTGATACCTATTTGATCAGGTTCTGTTGGTCAAGCCAATGGAAAATATCTTGTTCTTCAATCTTTACATAACTTGGGTGTGAACTAAGCTTTCAGTTACTGGGCAGTACCAAGAGGCAGGATAGTGTGTTTGAACAGAGGCACCCAAAACCTCTACTATCAGGTATGTGAACACATAAGGGTTTTAGCTAATGCCAAAGTTTAGTGGGCACTGAGCAAACAGTCTGAGAACAAACCTTTCTCCTAGAGTGGGAGTGTCAATCTGCTGATTGATGGGCCAAGATGAGTAGCAGAAGGTTCAGCAAGACCAAGGGCAGGgtccccaggcagtgctgcaggctgagaagcagtggctggaaagctgtcCAGCAGAAAAGAacctggaggtgctggttgacagcagctgaaaatgagtcagtgtgtgcccaggtggccaagaaggtcagtggcatcctggcttctatcagcagcagtgtggccagcaggaccagggcagtgattttCCCCTGTTGCTGGctctggtgaggccacaccctGAGTGCTGTTGTGAGCTTGGGCCCCTCACCGCAAggaagacattgaggggctggagcgtgtccagagaaggtcAGCAGAGCTGGTCAGGGGTCTGGAgtacaagtctgatgaggagcagctgggggtgtttatcctgaagaagagaagggtcaggagtgaccttatcactctctacaaccaAAGAGGCTGTGCCAAGGTGGGGGCTGGCCTCAGGCAGCAAGCAATcggacaagaggaaatggcctcaagttcCCCTCAAGGGGAAGAATTAAATCGGATGTCAGGAAAAATTTCCCCGCAAGAAGGGTGTTTAGAtattggaatggactgcccagagaggtggtggaatcaccatccctggaaacgcTAAAGGAAAGCCTGGACTTAGGGCCATGGTCTGGTCGACATGGTGGAGTtcagtcacaggttggactcagttacctcagaggttttttccaacctatgttgattctgtgattttgtgtaATGGGACAAGTAAGTACTAGctagagaattttttttatgttgttcaAGAAGATGAATACTCTTCATTCCAACAGCGAGGCTAGATTAGGTTTCACTGCTAAGATTCTGAAGCTACCACTGAGTACAGCCAAAATGACCTCAGCATGAACGCTCTCCACCTGCAAAAGAGAAAGCACTCTCTACTTAAGCAATCACTCTCAAGGATTTTGACAATTTTGTTAAGTTCAGGACAGAAGAGTACGACCATCTCAAATCACTTGATTATTTTAGAAATTCATGTCTGCTCTCCAACCCCTTCTATGTTATAGAAGGATTTAACAAAAGTTGCTAAGACGATTTATCAGCAACAGGAGAAAGCTTAGGataatgaatatttttccatgaaaagctgatgcagaaaaaaatagagaaaattcatacatttatttttactaagTTGGTTCCAAATTCTCAGACAACAAAATTCAGACCAGGCTTTTAGACAAGTTTTTACAACTTGTCATGTATTAGGTATCCCTATTCACCTGAATTTTCTTCTAATGCTTTCTGAAGATTTGTTCCAGCTTGTAGTCTGTATTAATCTTATTTCTCTTTGCCAGTGAAATTGATGAAAACAGTAAActaagtatttttgtttgttggtttgtttgtttgtttgtcacTCCTGAAAATCATCGTAATTCATGTTTCATTTAGCCCATTTTCTAACTTTGaatttcatcttttccttttgtttctggAGTGTTTTCATTAATGCGACAAAGGAGTCCATTTAAAACATGGGCCACTTGTGGCAATCTTCAAGGACATTTTCAAATCAGAAACCACTTTGTGGTAAGTACAGGACTGTAATCACTTCAAAGCTTTTGAAAGGCTTTAGGTGAGAAGAGAATGGAATTGGCACACACATAGAAAGCCATTTGAAGTTCTTGGAACACATCATAAGTGCAATCCAAATAATCTGAAA
This sequence is a window from Hirundo rustica isolate bHirRus1 chromosome 4, bHirRus1.pri.v3, whole genome shotgun sequence. Protein-coding genes within it:
- the DRAM1 gene encoding DNA damage-regulated autophagy modulator protein 1, translated to MLCCMPGVAFVPALLVSWSSAAFIISYVMAVLAGHVEPLVPYISDTGTKPPESGVFGFMINISALLAAITMYIRYLLIEKQNESSHFVRSSCNMFTLCMGLMGCTGMGIVATFQELAVPSVHDVGALVAFGSGVVYITLQSIISYKSCPRWNTYFVCHIRMAISVISCIAFIPMIVFASKISMTKIDWTPGEKDYTYHFLSASCEWTVAFGFIFFFLTFIRDFQRFSIRISTEIHEDS